CCCGCGTATGGAACGCAAGGTCGCCGCGCACTACGCCCGCTACCCGCAGGACGTCGAACGCGCCCGCCGCATCGCCGACCACCTCCTGAACCACGAGGTGACGCTCCCCGGCGGCTACCGGCTCACCGCCGAGGCCTTCCAGACCGCCGGCATCCTCCTCGGCGGCAGCGAGGGCAGCCACCGCCTGCACCACCTCCTGGAGGAGGCCTTCGTCCCCACCCCGCAGGGCCCGGAACTGTCCGACGCCTTCCAGGAGGAGATCCAAGGCATCCTGTCCTACGCCGGACACCCCCTCTACGCCCTCGTCCACGAGGCCATCTACGGCCAGGACGCCCGCCCCACCGCCTGGGCCGCCGACCGGGTGCGCGCCGAGTTCCCGCAGTTCGACGCCGCGAATACGCTCGCCGGCGACGGACCGCTGCTGCTCACCGGCGAGACGATCCACCCCTGGATGTTCGACGCCGACCCCGCGCTGCGCCCGCTGCGCGAGACCGCCGAACTCCTCGCCGCCCGCACCGACTGGCCGCCGCTGTACGACCCCGCCCGCCTCGCCGCCAACGAGGTCCCGGTCGCCGCCGCGATCTACCACGACGACCTGTACGTCGACACCGCCCACTCCCTGTGCACCGCCCGCGCCGTCCGGGGCCTGCGCACCTGGGTCACCGACGAGTTCGAACACGACGGCGT
The Streptomyces sp. NBC_01485 genome window above contains:
- a CDS encoding alpha/beta fold hydrolase translates to MSVSYRQPGVVLTDRRFTVPLDHTDPAGETIGLYAREVVASDKADQDLPWLLYLQGGPGFGANRFIGKPAWLGRALTEYRVLLLDQRGTGHSTPANRQTLPLRGGPAQQADYLAHFRADSIVRDCELVRPEVTGGAPWTVLGQSFGGFCTVSYLSTAPEGLAAALITGGLPALDAHADDVYRAAYPRMERKVAAHYARYPQDVERARRIADHLLNHEVTLPGGYRLTAEAFQTAGILLGGSEGSHRLHHLLEEAFVPTPQGPELSDAFQEEIQGILSYAGHPLYALVHEAIYGQDARPTAWAADRVRAEFPQFDAANTLAGDGPLLLTGETIHPWMFDADPALRPLRETAELLAARTDWPPLYDPARLAANEVPVAAAIYHDDLYVDTAHSLCTARAVRGLRTWVTDEFEHDGVRAGGPRVLDRLLALTRDEV